In Stieleria varia, one genomic interval encodes:
- a CDS encoding ABC transporter permease: MSARRDDEPTASWLAKAIAVAAVAWIGIAIWELLVWGLDLPPALLPSPRAVVAAAYKYRLELAKGTIATGAAAGLGLLLAVLVGSMLAIVFSLSSKLRLALFPYIVFLQTVPIVAIAPLLIIWSGYRFRTVLIVTVIVCLFPIINNVTAGLLAIDKQQSDMFRLYGAGKLQRLLRLQIPSAISYLMLGAKTSSGLAVIGAIVAEFFVGNGSSSSAGLGTLMTGWQGFNMTDALIAALFASTLIGLTLFGIVHLLSSTVLRRWTRNV; the protein is encoded by the coding sequence ATGAGTGCTCGACGCGATGATGAACCGACGGCATCATGGCTGGCCAAAGCAATTGCCGTCGCCGCTGTGGCGTGGATCGGTATTGCGATCTGGGAGCTGCTGGTCTGGGGACTGGACTTGCCACCGGCTCTCCTGCCATCACCACGGGCTGTGGTGGCCGCAGCGTACAAGTACCGACTGGAGTTGGCCAAGGGAACGATCGCCACCGGCGCCGCGGCCGGCTTGGGCTTGTTGCTTGCGGTGCTGGTGGGTTCGATGCTGGCGATCGTCTTCAGTCTTTCCAGCAAACTGCGTCTGGCTTTGTTTCCCTACATCGTGTTCTTGCAAACGGTTCCGATCGTCGCCATCGCGCCATTGCTGATCATCTGGAGCGGCTATCGTTTTCGTACGGTGCTCATCGTGACCGTCATCGTGTGCCTGTTTCCCATCATCAACAATGTCACCGCTGGACTGCTGGCGATCGACAAACAGCAATCGGATATGTTTCGACTCTACGGCGCCGGCAAGCTGCAACGACTGCTGCGTCTGCAAATCCCATCAGCGATCAGCTATCTGATGCTGGGAGCCAAGACGAGCAGCGGTTTGGCGGTGATCGGAGCCATCGTGGCGGAATTCTTTGTCGGCAATGGTTCGTCATCCAGTGCAGGCCTGGGAACCTTGATGACCGGTTGGCAAGGGTTCAACATGACCGACGCGTTGATCGCCGCCCTCTTTGCTTCCACGCTGATCGGATTGACCCTGTTCGGGATCGTGCATCTGCTCAGCAGCACCGTTCTGAGACGCTGGACGCGAAACGTTTGA
- a CDS encoding ABC transporter ATP-binding protein: MSAASQIQCRDVSVVFDDAVTAVRDVTFTAAAGEIVSLIGPSGCGKTTLLRTMAGLQSATAGTVTLEPAAIARRGEIAFVFQQPALLPWRTSLQNASLPLQLTSSRTDDPTAALDALRAVRLDDAVDRFPHQLSGGMQMRVSIARALVTRPRVLLLDEPFAALDEMLRNELGQLLLDLWQQYGFTAVMVTHNIAESILLSHRIVVMGNGVVSEIIDNPMPYPRNVDLLRTPQFADFYGHVSDAMRRAAECETNLNTLTKPSNDQRVTSEETFR; the protein is encoded by the coding sequence ATGTCGGCTGCATCACAGATCCAGTGCCGCGATGTTTCCGTGGTTTTTGACGACGCCGTGACCGCGGTTCGCGATGTCACGTTCACCGCCGCCGCTGGTGAGATTGTTTCCCTCATTGGCCCCAGCGGTTGCGGCAAAACGACGTTGCTACGCACGATGGCGGGATTGCAATCCGCAACCGCCGGAACGGTCACTCTGGAGCCAGCAGCAATTGCACGCCGTGGCGAGATCGCCTTTGTCTTCCAACAACCCGCGTTGCTGCCCTGGCGAACCTCGCTTCAAAACGCCAGCCTGCCCCTGCAACTGACGTCTTCCCGGACCGATGATCCCACGGCGGCGCTGGATGCATTGCGAGCGGTTCGATTGGACGATGCAGTGGACCGATTTCCGCATCAGCTCTCTGGTGGCATGCAGATGCGAGTCTCCATCGCCCGCGCCCTGGTCACACGCCCTCGCGTGCTGTTGCTCGACGAGCCCTTTGCAGCGCTCGACGAGATGCTCCGAAACGAACTCGGGCAACTCTTGCTGGATCTCTGGCAGCAATACGGGTTCACGGCAGTGATGGTCACTCACAACATCGCCGAGTCGATCCTGCTGTCCCACCGCATCGTGGTCATGGGAAACGGTGTCGTCTCTGAAATCATCGACAATCCGATGCCCTATCCCCGGAACGTCGACCTGCTCAGGACACCGCAGTTCGCTGACTTTTATGGACATGTCAGTGACGCGATGCGCCGCGCGGCCGAATGCGAGACAAACCTGAATACCCTAACGAAACCCAGCAACGATCAGCGTGTGACGAGCGAGGAGACGTTCCGATGA
- a CDS encoding type IV pilus biogenesis protein PilM produces MPRKIAIDWDESELRLVAAQCSGDQVKVTDAAVIPIAENENVSQTLKRFVVEHDLQKTETLIAIGRGQAELRQLDLPPVPEDELPDMVRFQAIRNFASASDRATVDYLITNQTSEGTSLIAAAIGPTQLDEIREQCKASDLVPKRIALRPLSAAALYLTKKTVSGDVILIDLLPLDAEIAIARDGKVIFVRTVRLPADPKQRSVGLAGELRRSLLACGINGAPDRVILWGLSDVHKEEVDKISQAIQGTNVDVVDPFELVEVTEAAKATMPKHVGRLAPLVGLLACDEMNSDRLIDFLNPRKRVEVEPDRLRHALLIGGPIAIALLLAFFGYRNISQLNQKIAVLEKQRSDFQSQEKGALQSIAQTESIDNYLDGSVNWLNEMKRVAENLPPSDKLIVRSISAKTDIRKSGGELTVVGGVTDSAVIEDIETSLRDDSHTVVGKGTQKDEKAEDKYSWRFDESVLIDPTFVRNQRYEQLMGLGTKDSTEMTVEKPVATATLSPQESAKETTDSSGAGEAESATTNKPSEPETTSPAENTQPETASETETNSNPETSPEPKSPASETSPDSGNVTQEVEA; encoded by the coding sequence ATGCCACGAAAAATAGCCATCGACTGGGACGAATCGGAACTACGACTGGTCGCTGCGCAATGCAGCGGCGATCAAGTCAAAGTGACCGATGCGGCAGTCATTCCAATCGCCGAAAACGAAAACGTCTCCCAGACGCTGAAACGGTTTGTCGTCGAACATGATCTGCAGAAAACGGAAACGCTGATCGCGATCGGTCGCGGCCAAGCAGAACTGCGACAACTGGATCTGCCTCCGGTCCCGGAAGACGAACTGCCCGACATGGTGCGGTTCCAAGCCATCCGAAATTTTGCTTCGGCTAGCGATCGCGCGACGGTCGACTACCTGATCACCAACCAAACCAGCGAAGGCACCTCGTTGATCGCTGCGGCGATCGGCCCGACCCAACTGGACGAAATCCGCGAGCAGTGCAAAGCGTCGGATTTGGTCCCCAAACGGATCGCGCTGCGGCCGCTGTCAGCCGCCGCACTGTACTTGACCAAAAAAACCGTCTCCGGCGATGTCATTTTGATCGACCTGCTGCCACTGGACGCGGAGATCGCGATCGCCCGAGACGGCAAAGTGATCTTTGTCCGAACGGTACGCTTGCCCGCCGATCCAAAACAACGATCCGTCGGCTTGGCCGGCGAACTGCGACGCAGCCTGCTGGCATGCGGCATCAACGGTGCTCCTGATCGCGTGATCTTGTGGGGGCTCAGTGATGTGCACAAAGAAGAAGTCGACAAGATTTCGCAAGCGATCCAAGGCACCAACGTCGATGTCGTCGATCCATTCGAGTTGGTCGAAGTCACAGAGGCTGCCAAGGCCACGATGCCCAAACACGTCGGTCGCTTGGCACCGCTGGTCGGTTTGTTGGCGTGCGATGAAATGAACTCGGATCGTTTGATCGACTTCCTCAACCCGCGTAAACGAGTGGAAGTCGAACCGGACCGACTTCGACACGCCCTGTTGATCGGAGGACCGATCGCCATCGCTCTGCTGCTCGCATTCTTTGGCTATCGCAACATCAGCCAACTCAATCAAAAGATCGCAGTGTTGGAAAAACAACGATCGGATTTTCAATCGCAGGAAAAAGGTGCACTGCAGAGCATTGCACAGACCGAATCGATCGACAACTATCTCGACGGTAGCGTCAACTGGCTCAACGAAATGAAACGCGTCGCGGAAAACCTGCCTCCCTCTGATAAACTGATCGTCCGCTCCATCAGCGCAAAGACGGACATCCGAAAAAGTGGCGGTGAGCTGACCGTGGTCGGTGGAGTCACGGACTCCGCTGTGATCGAAGACATCGAAACGAGCCTCCGGGATGATTCCCACACCGTGGTCGGCAAAGGCACACAGAAGGATGAGAAGGCGGAAGACAAGTACTCATGGCGATTCGACGAATCAGTCCTCATCGACCCGACATTCGTTCGAAATCAACGCTACGAACAACTGATGGGCCTGGGAACAAAAGACTCGACGGAAATGACGGTTGAAAAACCAGTTGCAACAGCAACGCTATCCCCCCAAGAATCAGCCAAAGAGACAACCGATTCATCGGGCGCCGGCGAAGCGGAGTCCGCAACCACAAACAAACCGTCGGAGCCCGAGACGACCAGCCCCGCAGAAAACACCCAACCAGAGACCGCATCGGAAACCGAAACGAATTCGAATCCGGAAACCTCTCCCGAACCAAAATCCCCCGCTAGTGAAACGTCTCCTGACTCAGGCAACGTGACGCAGGAGGTGGAAGCATGA
- a CDS encoding type II secretion system protein GspK: protein MRKHTPRGFFLVLVLIVIVVATMAVFSFSGVMLAFDESAYLSGDLVQARVTVESGAEAVRMILSQPPDLRTEQGGLYNNPNMFQAVTASTGADGVTACNFSIVAPDLTDTGMLGGLRFGLVNESAKLNLNTLPILEKNSDALMVVASLGAAEDASAEDALASDNLASAILLALPGMTEDLSDAILDWLDEDDEPRPYGAEFDYYAGLSTPYEPTNGPVLSVEELLLVRGMTPNLLFGADTNRNGMLDPDEQQRFNATVDTPGALGLAAYFTVHGSEASKRRDGSFRVNINQDDLEALYDELVDALGDETYASFICAYRMAGQPSALSGVVSQDSGGGNSDQGNNNQDSSAPSGGVWTSDLLGELDLSAGGGTDFTQVLDLIDATVTVGNGDNARSYQSPFDLLTMGNYLPIIMDALTTQDSETMPGRININECPAELLYGIPMLTEEQVQAILEARMGQSDDPNRFHETWPMVEGIVTLDQMRQLTPLLTAGGDIYRAQIVGYYEAKGISQRHEIIIDATTVNPKIVMWRDLSHLGRGFDVSVLGIRSTVNLPNQ from the coding sequence ATGAGAAAACACACGCCTCGCGGATTCTTTTTGGTGCTGGTCTTGATCGTGATCGTTGTGGCAACGATGGCGGTGTTCAGTTTCTCTGGTGTGATGCTCGCTTTTGACGAGTCCGCCTATCTATCCGGTGATCTGGTACAAGCACGCGTGACGGTGGAGTCCGGTGCAGAAGCAGTACGGATGATTTTGTCACAGCCGCCGGACCTGAGAACCGAGCAAGGTGGCCTGTACAACAACCCCAACATGTTCCAAGCCGTGACCGCGTCGACCGGAGCCGACGGAGTCACCGCGTGCAACTTTTCCATCGTCGCACCTGACCTGACCGATACCGGCATGTTGGGCGGACTGCGTTTCGGATTGGTCAACGAATCGGCCAAGCTGAACCTGAACACGTTGCCGATCTTGGAAAAAAATTCAGACGCGTTGATGGTCGTCGCGTCGCTTGGCGCGGCAGAAGACGCCAGCGCAGAAGACGCACTTGCTTCGGACAACCTCGCGTCGGCAATCCTGCTGGCGTTGCCCGGTATGACGGAAGATCTCTCCGATGCGATCCTGGACTGGCTGGATGAAGACGATGAGCCGCGACCCTACGGCGCCGAGTTTGATTACTACGCCGGCCTCTCGACTCCCTACGAACCCACCAACGGTCCCGTCCTCAGTGTCGAGGAACTGCTGTTGGTTCGCGGAATGACCCCGAACCTTCTGTTCGGTGCCGACACCAATCGCAACGGAATGCTGGACCCCGACGAACAACAACGATTCAACGCCACCGTGGACACTCCGGGCGCACTCGGCCTGGCAGCCTACTTCACCGTCCACGGCAGCGAAGCCAGCAAGCGTCGTGACGGCTCCTTCCGCGTGAACATCAACCAAGACGATCTGGAAGCGTTGTACGACGAACTCGTCGACGCACTGGGCGACGAAACCTACGCCAGTTTCATCTGTGCGTATCGAATGGCGGGTCAGCCATCCGCTTTGTCCGGAGTTGTTTCTCAAGACTCAGGGGGAGGGAACTCAGATCAGGGAAACAACAACCAGGACAGCTCGGCTCCCTCGGGCGGCGTTTGGACGTCTGACTTGCTGGGTGAACTGGATCTCAGCGCCGGTGGCGGCACCGATTTCACGCAAGTCCTGGATTTGATCGACGCCACGGTCACCGTCGGCAATGGGGACAATGCCCGTAGCTACCAATCCCCCTTTGATCTGCTGACGATGGGCAACTACCTCCCCATCATCATGGACGCGTTGACGACCCAAGATTCGGAGACGATGCCCGGCCGGATCAACATCAACGAGTGCCCCGCGGAACTCCTCTATGGCATCCCGATGCTGACCGAGGAACAAGTCCAAGCGATCTTGGAAGCGCGGATGGGGCAGTCCGACGATCCCAACCGATTCCACGAGACCTGGCCGATGGTCGAAGGCATCGTGACCCTGGATCAAATGCGTCAATTGACACCACTGTTGACCGCCGGTGGAGACATCTACCGGGCGCAGATCGTGGGCTACTACGAGGCCAAGGGCATCTCACAACGACACGAAATCATCATCGATGCCACCACGGTGAACCCCAAGATCGTGATGTGGCGTGACCTGAGCCACTTGGGACGCGGTTTTGATGTCTCCGTGCTCGGGATTCGCTCCACCGTCAACTTGCCCAATCAATGA